The proteins below are encoded in one region of Belonocnema kinseyi isolate 2016_QV_RU_SX_M_011 chromosome 3, B_treatae_v1, whole genome shotgun sequence:
- the LOC117169720 gene encoding uncharacterized protein LOC117169720 → MPENDNRVGDLLRSLDQVTNEVCAEKSVTLSKCIPLVTFLLQTVEEYQPCHPRFKKILFRSALSLSDPVQGIWKKVKFKIRAESNASNFMVEEPAPTIPSVASTKINYIWVSFANMAHEKQPGTNNDNAGGFPLEITQYLTRAVSSRPVNPFDEWNDMT, encoded by the exons ATGCCTGAGAATGACAATCGT GTAGGGGATTTGCTCAGGTCATTGGACCAAGTAACCAACGAAGTTTGTGCAGAGAAGTCGGTCACTTTGAGCAAATGTATTCCTCTAGTGACCTTCCTTTTACAA aCTGTAGAGGAATATCAGCCATGTCATCCCCGGTTTAAAAAGATACTCTTCCGGAGTGCTCTGTCTCTGTCAGACCCTGTTCAAGGAATCT ggaaGAAAGTGAAATTCAAAATCAGGGCGGAATCGAATGCTTCAAATTTCATGGTGGAAGAACCAGCGCCAACAATACCATCCGTagcttcaacaaaaataaattacatttgggTAAGCTTCGCCAATATGGCACATGAGAAACAGCCTGGTACTAACAACGATAATGCAGGAGGATTCCCACTGGAAATCACCCAGTACTTAACCAGAGCTGTTTCGTCACGACCAGTCAATCCATTTGACGAATGGAATGACATGACATGA